In a genomic window of Prochlorococcus marinus subsp. marinus str. CCMP1375:
- a CDS encoding valine--tRNA ligase has protein sequence MVDQPDSENLDHAVDALSKRYDPLGTECRWQKIWEEEGAFHPDPNDEGEPFSVVIPPPNVTGSLHMGHAFNTALIDTIVRFQRLQGKNVLCLPGTDHASIAVQTILEKQLKKEGLTRDELGRSAFLERAWAWKSESGGRIVEQLRRLGYSVDWKRERFTMDTRLSKAVSEAFVRLHQQGLIYRGEYLVNWCPASSSAVSDLEVETKEVDGYLWHFQYPLSKINDSNGIRFLEVATTRPETMLGDVAVAVNPSDSRYSNIVGQTLTLPFLGREIPVIADDHVDMDFGTGCVKVTPAHDPNDFAIGQRHNLRQITVMNKDGTMNAEAGPFEGLDRFEARKAVVKALEQKGLLTKVEPYRHSVPFSDRGKVPIEPLLSTQWFVRMEPMAERCRSHLGKDEPRFYPDRWAKVYRDWLTGIRDWCISRQLWWGHRIPAWFVVSETNNELTDDTPYIVALSEKDALLEAQKKYGTDAVLRQDEDVLDTWFSSGLWPFSTLGWPDKTNADLSRWYPTNTLVTGFDIIFFWVARMTMMAGAFTGKMPFADVYIHGLVRDEQNRKMSKSAGNGIDPLLLIDRYGTDALRFALVKEVAGAGQDIRIDYDRAKDTSATVEAARNFANKLWNATRFALINLGDTTFKETFDELEHNRLELSDQWILSKLSKVNNETAKRYKKYALGEAAKGLYEFAWNDFCDWYLELIKRRLNLGESPSEADLSNRKKSQIVMFKVLRELLVMMHPLMPHLTEELWHGVTGFSNKKLLALQSWPALDKDLIDEDLELSFSELFGAIRLVRNLRAEAGLKPSQRAPVRFVTKNQNLLNLLKKATQDIQALTRANKVEILHPREIFEESSGRSLAGVSGELEVLLPIEGLVDLQALRNRLQKDLSKAENELSILSKRLDNPSFVQKAPEKVIEECRLKLSDAEAQAELVRQRLLGLK, from the coding sequence GTGGTTGACCAGCCTGATTCAGAAAATTTAGATCATGCAGTAGATGCATTGTCTAAGAGATATGACCCTTTAGGAACAGAGTGTCGTTGGCAAAAAATATGGGAGGAAGAGGGTGCCTTTCATCCAGACCCTAATGATGAAGGTGAGCCGTTTTCAGTGGTTATTCCTCCTCCAAATGTCACTGGCAGCCTGCATATGGGCCATGCTTTTAATACAGCATTAATAGATACAATTGTTAGATTTCAACGTTTGCAAGGCAAAAATGTACTTTGTTTACCAGGGACAGATCATGCATCGATTGCTGTTCAAACAATTTTAGAAAAACAGTTAAAAAAAGAGGGTCTTACTAGAGATGAATTAGGAAGATCAGCTTTTTTAGAGCGAGCATGGGCATGGAAATCAGAAAGTGGTGGTCGAATTGTTGAGCAATTACGACGTTTGGGTTATTCAGTTGATTGGAAGAGAGAAAGGTTCACAATGGATACAAGATTAAGCAAGGCTGTCTCAGAGGCATTTGTACGTTTACACCAACAAGGATTGATTTATAGAGGAGAATATCTTGTGAATTGGTGTCCTGCTTCTTCTTCGGCAGTTAGTGATTTAGAAGTAGAGACTAAAGAAGTTGATGGGTATCTTTGGCATTTCCAATATCCACTCTCCAAGATTAATGATTCAAATGGAATCAGATTTCTTGAGGTGGCCACTACTAGGCCTGAAACTATGTTGGGTGATGTTGCTGTTGCTGTAAATCCCTCAGACAGTAGATATTCAAACATTGTTGGTCAAACACTTACTTTGCCATTTCTGGGTCGTGAAATTCCTGTTATAGCTGATGATCATGTTGATATGGATTTCGGTACAGGATGTGTCAAAGTTACGCCTGCGCACGATCCGAATGATTTTGCAATTGGTCAGCGACATAATTTGCGGCAGATCACAGTGATGAATAAAGATGGCACTATGAATGCTGAGGCAGGTCCTTTCGAAGGCCTTGATCGTTTTGAAGCTCGTAAAGCAGTTGTTAAAGCATTAGAGCAAAAGGGATTATTGACCAAGGTAGAACCATATCGGCATAGCGTTCCTTTTTCTGATAGAGGTAAGGTTCCTATAGAACCTTTGCTTTCAACTCAGTGGTTTGTCCGCATGGAACCTATGGCAGAGCGCTGTCGTTCGCATCTTGGCAAAGATGAACCTCGCTTTTATCCCGATCGTTGGGCAAAAGTTTATAGGGATTGGTTAACAGGTATTCGCGATTGGTGCATTAGCAGACAATTGTGGTGGGGACATCGTATTCCAGCTTGGTTTGTTGTAAGTGAAACGAATAATGAACTTACAGATGACACTCCATATATAGTTGCTCTTTCAGAAAAAGATGCGCTTTTGGAGGCACAGAAAAAATATGGAACTGATGCTGTACTTAGACAAGATGAGGATGTTCTCGATACTTGGTTTTCAAGTGGTTTGTGGCCTTTTTCTACTTTGGGTTGGCCAGATAAAACGAATGCTGACTTATCACGCTGGTATCCCACTAATACTTTGGTGACTGGCTTTGACATAATATTTTTCTGGGTTGCGAGAATGACAATGATGGCAGGTGCTTTTACAGGAAAGATGCCTTTTGCTGATGTGTATATTCATGGCTTAGTCAGAGATGAACAAAATCGCAAAATGAGTAAAAGTGCAGGAAATGGTATTGATCCACTTTTACTTATAGATCGATATGGAACTGATGCCCTTCGTTTTGCTTTAGTGAAAGAGGTAGCAGGAGCAGGTCAAGACATTCGTATTGATTATGATCGGGCAAAAGATACCTCTGCAACAGTTGAGGCTGCTAGAAACTTTGCAAATAAATTATGGAATGCAACTAGATTTGCTTTAATTAATCTTGGGGATACAACTTTTAAGGAGACATTTGATGAATTAGAGCACAATCGTTTGGAATTATCAGATCAATGGATTTTATCGAAGCTTTCAAAGGTAAATAACGAAACAGCTAAACGTTATAAAAAATATGCGCTTGGTGAGGCAGCTAAAGGGTTATATGAATTTGCTTGGAATGATTTTTGTGATTGGTATTTGGAATTAATTAAGAGACGTTTGAATCTTGGTGAATCTCCTAGTGAAGCTGATTTGAGTAATCGTAAGAAATCGCAAATAGTTATGTTTAAAGTTTTAAGAGAACTCTTAGTAATGATGCATCCTTTGATGCCTCACCTTACTGAAGAACTTTGGCATGGAGTTACAGGTTTTTCCAATAAAAAGTTACTTGCACTTCAGTCTTGGCCAGCTTTAGATAAAGACCTAATAGATGAAGACTTGGAACTATCTTTTTCTGAATTGTTTGGAGCGATTCGTTTGGTTCGTAATTTAAGAGCAGAGGCAGGTTTAAAGCCATCTCAAAGAGCACCTGTTCGCTTTGTTACTAAGAATCAAAATCTCTTAAATCTGTTAAAGAAGGCGACTCAAGATATCCAAGCGCTGACTCGAGCAAATAAAGTTGAGATTCTTCATCCCAGAGAAATATTCGAAGAATCCAGCGGAAGATCTTTAGCAGGTGTTTCTGGGGAGTTAGAAGTTCTTTTGCCTATCGAAGGTTTAGTGGATTTGCAGGCTTTGAGGAACAGGCTTCAGAAAGATTTGTCTAAGGCTGAAAATGAACTGAGTATTCTCTCCAAACGTCTAGATAATCCTAGTTTTGTTCAAAAGGCTCCCGAGAAAGTTATTGAGGAATGTAGGTTGAAGCTTTCTGATGCAGAAGCTCAAGCTGAACTAGTTCGTCAACGATTATTAGGTTTGAAATGA
- the speE gene encoding polyamine aminopropyltransferase — MFENENPNGSWLDEYQNDVRYGLKGKKIIEEISNFQKITIFESNRYGKALLLDNCWMTAEYQEKQYHECIVHPALCGSKEINKVLIIGGGDGGSARECLKYQELKNLDLIEIDKRVVELSQQYLSVIGGNCWKDQRLNLKLTNGINWVKDAKDNSYDVIIIDGSDPKGPAKGLFNKDFFKDCHRILKPDGVLGAQTESPESFEDIHINTVKMIKEVFKYADPLYGYVPIYPSGIWSWTFASIKKPRHLYPIISRANTISKTCQVWSPRWQRGGFDAIPANIERKLQQ, encoded by the coding sequence ATGTTTGAAAATGAAAATCCGAATGGTTCTTGGCTTGATGAATATCAAAATGATGTGCGCTATGGCCTCAAAGGTAAAAAGATAATTGAAGAGATAAGTAATTTCCAAAAGATAACAATATTTGAAAGCAATCGTTATGGGAAAGCTCTTCTACTTGATAATTGTTGGATGACTGCAGAGTATCAAGAAAAACAATATCATGAATGTATTGTTCATCCTGCTTTATGTGGTTCAAAAGAAATAAATAAAGTCTTAATTATAGGAGGAGGTGATGGAGGCTCTGCAAGAGAATGTCTTAAGTATCAAGAATTAAAAAACCTAGATCTAATTGAAATTGATAAACGAGTGGTTGAGTTGAGTCAACAATACTTATCAGTTATTGGAGGTAATTGTTGGAAAGACCAACGACTTAATCTAAAATTAACAAATGGTATTAACTGGGTAAAAGATGCAAAAGATAACTCATACGATGTCATTATTATAGATGGATCTGATCCCAAAGGTCCTGCAAAAGGGTTGTTCAATAAAGACTTTTTTAAGGATTGTCATCGCATACTTAAACCAGATGGCGTATTAGGAGCACAAACAGAATCTCCAGAATCCTTTGAAGATATTCATATCAATACTGTAAAGATGATAAAAGAAGTTTTTAAATATGCAGACCCATTATATGGTTATGTTCCAATATATCCAAGTGGTATATGGAGTTGGACATTTGCTTCAATTAAAAAGCCGCGCCATCTCTACCCTATTATTTCTAGAGCCAATACAATATCTAAAACATGTCAAGTATGGAGTCCAAGATGGCAACGAGGGGGCTTTGATGCTATACCAGCAAACATTGAAAGAAAGTTGCAACAATGA
- the gcvT gene encoding glycine cleavage system aminomethyltransferase GcvT, with amino-acid sequence MKSKNTPLYETCLNEGARMVEFAGWNMPIQFSGLINEHNAVRKNSGIFDISHMGVFSIQGKNPKDALQTLVPSDLHRIGPGEACYTVLLNNDGGIIDDLIVYDLGTNDPNNEECILIVINAGCTQADIDWIKEHLSDKNLKVCNAKGDGVLLALQGPDSTNQLRNVLGESLTNIPKFGHREIQVQLKTHPVSFSIFIARTGYTGEDGYEILLNTNAGKSLWRELIENGVTPCGLGARDTLRLEAGMPLYGNDINNTTTPFEAGLGWLVHLETPDEFIGKAALVKQTNEGINKKLVALKIEGRAIARKGYQIMFKNKFVGEITSGSWSPTLNEGIALAYLPIDLTKIGTAVSVQIRDKLHTAIVAKKPFYRRVS; translated from the coding sequence ATGAAATCAAAAAACACTCCTCTTTATGAAACTTGCCTAAATGAGGGCGCTCGAATGGTGGAGTTCGCTGGCTGGAACATGCCAATACAATTCTCAGGACTAATTAATGAACACAATGCAGTAAGAAAAAATTCCGGAATATTTGATATTTCTCATATGGGAGTTTTTTCTATTCAAGGAAAAAACCCTAAAGATGCTTTGCAAACATTAGTTCCTTCCGATCTACACCGAATTGGACCAGGAGAAGCATGCTATACAGTCTTGCTTAATAATGATGGCGGAATTATTGATGACCTAATCGTTTATGACCTAGGCACTAATGATCCAAATAATGAAGAATGCATTTTAATAGTTATAAATGCAGGTTGTACGCAAGCTGATATTGATTGGATCAAGGAACATCTTTCGGATAAGAATCTTAAGGTTTGCAATGCAAAGGGTGATGGAGTACTGCTTGCATTACAAGGACCTGACTCCACAAATCAACTACGTAATGTCTTAGGTGAATCTTTAACGAATATTCCCAAATTTGGGCATCGAGAAATACAAGTACAACTAAAAACTCATCCAGTAAGTTTCTCAATATTTATCGCACGAACAGGTTATACAGGTGAAGACGGTTATGAAATCCTTCTCAACACAAATGCAGGAAAATCACTCTGGCGCGAATTAATAGAAAACGGAGTCACCCCTTGTGGTCTTGGTGCTAGAGACACATTAAGACTTGAAGCAGGAATGCCTCTTTATGGCAATGATATAAACAATACAACCACTCCTTTTGAAGCAGGTTTAGGATGGTTAGTTCACTTAGAAACCCCAGACGAATTTATTGGAAAAGCTGCACTTGTAAAACAAACTAACGAAGGTATAAACAAGAAATTAGTCGCTCTAAAGATTGAAGGGAGAGCAATAGCTCGAAAAGGTTATCAAATAATGTTTAAGAATAAATTTGTTGGAGAAATTACCAGTGGAAGCTGGTCCCCGACTTTGAATGAAGGGATTGCACTCGCATATTTACCAATCGATTTAACAAAAATAGGAACAGCAGTAAGTGTACAAATACGCGATAAGCTACATACAGCGATCGTGGCCAAAAAGCCCTTTTATCGCAGAGTTTCCTGA
- a CDS encoding TVP38/TMEM64 family protein gives MSVIQNLFQSQASFLNSSLGIIFFIILYAFWVSILLPSSWISMLAGLIYGSFLGSIFVFIGATLGAVLTFYSVRIFLRSWIQSRLSLWPKLQSIENTITNEGLKLIIMMRLSPAFPFGLLNLAYGISNVKFRDFLIGLLAIAPGTFLYCSLGSLAGEISRFNEILSNKSEWNSLFYTILSLISTAIVVFILARGVNKSLKDSNEIN, from the coding sequence ATGAGTGTTATACAAAACTTATTTCAAAGTCAAGCGTCTTTTCTCAACTCCTCTTTGGGGATTATTTTTTTTATAATACTTTATGCATTTTGGGTAAGCATTTTATTACCAAGTTCATGGATCTCGATGCTTGCAGGATTGATTTATGGTTCATTCCTTGGAAGTATTTTTGTTTTTATCGGTGCTACTTTGGGGGCAGTTTTAACTTTCTATTCAGTAAGGATATTTTTAAGAAGTTGGATTCAAAGCCGCTTATCTTTATGGCCTAAATTACAATCAATTGAAAATACTATTACTAATGAAGGTTTAAAACTAATTATTATGATGAGACTTTCGCCAGCCTTTCCATTTGGTCTTTTAAATCTTGCTTATGGTATTAGCAATGTAAAATTTAGAGATTTTTTAATAGGTTTACTTGCTATTGCTCCAGGTACATTTTTATATTGCTCGTTGGGATCTTTGGCTGGAGAAATATCTCGATTTAATGAGATTCTTTCTAATAAAAGTGAATGGAATTCCCTTTTCTATACTATACTTAGCTTGATTTCTACTGCTATAGTAGTTTTTATTTTGGCAAGAGGTGTAAATAAATCGTTAAAAGATTCAAATGAAATAAATTAA
- the aspS gene encoding aspartate--tRNA ligase, translated as MRSNYCGELRKKHINSNVQLCGWVDRRRDHGGVIFIDLRDRTGTIQITIDPDQGSELFTVAENLRNETVVQISGTIRARPSESCNQKLKTGEIEVLANHLEVLNQIQGNLPFSISVHDDEPIKEELRLRHRYLDLRKDRMTKNLRLRHEVLKTARNFLEQENFLEVETPILTRSTPEGARDYLVPSRVCEGDWFALPQSPQLFKQLLMVGGIERYYQIARCFRDEDLRSDRQPEFTQLDIEMSFMSQEEILGLTEKLISSIWKSVKGVDLVHPFPRLTWQESMDRFGTDRPDTRYGMELKNVSQILKGIGFKVFSGAIDAGGSVKCITITGGNQLISNVRIKPGGDIFSEAEKAGAKGLAFIRVRGNGEIDTIGAIKDNLNIAQKEELLKQTNANEGDLILFAAGDTTTVNKTLARLRQFLAKDLDLIPFKLNNEQWNFLWVVDFPMFEFNSDENRLEALHHPFCAPNQSDLGQRRLWETNLPTARAQAYDLVLNGLELGGGSLRIHNPDLQLTVLKTIGLPLQEAKKEFGFLLEALEMGAPPHGGLAFGLDRIVMLLAGEESIRDTIAFPKTQQAKCLLTEAPAEVSKKQLKELHITSTFIKNE; from the coding sequence ATGCGCAGTAACTACTGTGGAGAACTGCGCAAAAAGCACATTAACTCCAATGTCCAATTATGTGGCTGGGTAGATCGACGAAGAGATCACGGTGGTGTGATTTTTATCGATCTAAGAGACCGCACTGGAACAATTCAAATCACAATTGACCCTGATCAAGGATCAGAACTATTTACTGTTGCAGAAAATCTTAGAAATGAGACTGTTGTGCAAATTTCAGGAACAATTAGGGCTAGGCCTTCAGAATCATGTAATCAAAAATTAAAAACTGGCGAAATAGAAGTATTAGCAAACCATCTAGAAGTCTTAAATCAAATACAAGGGAACTTACCCTTTTCTATTTCTGTTCACGATGATGAACCAATCAAAGAAGAATTAAGACTTCGTCATCGTTATTTAGATCTAAGAAAAGATCGCATGACAAAAAACCTTCGATTGCGTCATGAAGTTTTGAAAACAGCCAGAAATTTTCTTGAGCAAGAAAATTTTCTGGAAGTAGAGACTCCAATCCTAACTAGATCTACCCCTGAAGGAGCGAGAGATTATTTAGTCCCTTCAAGAGTATGTGAAGGGGACTGGTTCGCTTTGCCTCAATCCCCACAACTCTTCAAGCAATTATTAATGGTCGGAGGAATAGAGCGCTATTACCAAATAGCTAGATGTTTTCGTGATGAAGACCTGCGTTCAGATAGACAACCGGAGTTCACTCAACTGGATATCGAAATGAGTTTTATGAGCCAAGAAGAAATTTTAGGATTAACCGAAAAATTAATCTCATCAATATGGAAATCCGTCAAAGGCGTAGACCTTGTCCACCCTTTTCCTCGATTAACTTGGCAAGAATCAATGGATCGATTTGGCACTGATAGGCCAGATACCCGTTATGGGATGGAACTCAAAAATGTCAGTCAAATTCTTAAAGGAATAGGTTTTAAAGTTTTTTCAGGTGCTATTGATGCAGGTGGTTCGGTCAAATGCATTACTATCACAGGAGGTAACCAGCTAATAAGCAATGTAAGAATTAAGCCAGGAGGAGATATTTTTAGCGAAGCGGAAAAAGCAGGTGCCAAAGGACTCGCCTTTATAAGAGTTCGTGGCAATGGTGAGATAGATACTATAGGCGCAATAAAAGACAATTTAAATATCGCGCAAAAAGAAGAACTCCTCAAACAAACCAATGCAAATGAAGGAGATCTAATTCTTTTTGCAGCTGGCGATACAACAACGGTTAATAAAACCCTCGCTCGCTTAAGACAATTTCTTGCCAAAGATTTAGACCTGATTCCATTCAAACTGAACAATGAACAATGGAATTTTCTTTGGGTAGTTGATTTCCCTATGTTTGAATTTAACTCAGATGAAAACCGCCTGGAAGCTCTTCACCATCCGTTCTGTGCTCCCAATCAAAGCGACCTAGGTCAAAGACGATTATGGGAAACAAATCTTCCTACAGCCCGTGCCCAGGCTTACGACTTAGTATTAAATGGTCTAGAGCTTGGCGGAGGATCTTTACGCATTCATAATCCTGATCTTCAGCTGACAGTTCTAAAAACTATCGGGCTTCCTTTACAAGAAGCAAAAAAAGAATTTGGCTTTCTGCTCGAAGCTCTAGAAATGGGAGCACCTCCACATGGAGGCCTGGCATTTGGGTTAGACAGAATAGTCATGCTATTAGCTGGCGAAGAATCCATCAG
- the speB gene encoding agmatinase produces MNKSNQNKDPIFNCDDAIYMCAKREVDNCNLGIYGVNYDGTTSFRPGARFGPSSIRQVSNGIESFCPQLNLDLEDINFTDFGNLEINFGAPEPVIKKVKTASNFIYSLGMKPLLIGGEHSITIGSIQSTIEYFPNLILIQLDAHADLREEWLGSKFNHACVMRRCLEMISSERVFQVGIRSGTKKEMHELRKTKRLVNFISGQPAKELYNALNPHKGKPIYLTVDVDWFDPSVISGTGTPEPGGFTWQDFSAIINVLQNHKIIGADIVELAPQLDPSGVSSIVGAKITRSLIMLLSISQSTIR; encoded by the coding sequence ATGAATAAAAGTAACCAAAACAAAGATCCAATCTTTAATTGTGATGATGCTATTTATATGTGTGCAAAGCGAGAAGTAGATAATTGCAACCTAGGCATCTATGGTGTTAATTATGATGGAACGACGTCTTTTAGGCCAGGAGCTAGATTTGGCCCTTCTTCAATTAGACAGGTTAGTAATGGAATAGAATCTTTTTGTCCACAATTAAACCTTGATCTTGAAGATATTAATTTTACAGATTTTGGTAACTTAGAAATAAATTTTGGAGCTCCAGAACCAGTTATTAAGAAAGTAAAAACTGCTTCGAATTTCATTTATTCTTTAGGAATGAAACCATTGCTCATTGGTGGTGAGCATTCAATTACCATTGGATCAATTCAATCAACTATAGAATATTTCCCGAACTTAATACTTATACAATTAGATGCACATGCAGATCTCAGAGAAGAATGGCTAGGATCCAAATTTAACCATGCATGTGTTATGCGAAGATGTCTTGAAATGATAAGTAGTGAAAGAGTCTTTCAAGTTGGAATAAGAAGCGGTACAAAAAAAGAAATGCATGAGTTAAGAAAGACAAAAAGATTGGTAAATTTCATTTCAGGACAACCTGCAAAAGAACTATATAACGCATTAAATCCACATAAAGGTAAACCTATTTACTTAACTGTTGATGTAGATTGGTTTGATCCTAGTGTTATATCAGGGACAGGAACTCCTGAACCAGGAGGTTTCACTTGGCAAGACTTTTCTGCAATAATTAATGTTCTTCAAAACCATAAAATAATTGGTGCAGATATTGTGGAATTAGCGCCACAGTTAGATCCATCTGGAGTAAGTAGTATAGTAGGTGCAAAAATAACTAGAAGTTTAATAATGTTGCTCAGCATTTCTCAATCAACAATTAGATAA
- the mazG gene encoding nucleoside triphosphate pyrophosphohydrolase, protein MLNLRKSNPKSAIEELIRVVSKLRNPINGCPWDLKQNHTSLIPYAIEEAYEVCDAIRYGNDSDLIEELGDLLLQVVLHAQIANEEKRFCFDDIAQTAAEKMIRRHPHVFHKKREMKEEEIQHTWEEIKQLEKPMPDTNIPFSQGLIRKVRSQSALTSAIYISKKTSEKGLERHSLEEAWKSVEEDIKSCKNDLSGINNSEGNIGRLLLNIINIGIIKKLNPEEGLLKANKEFLCNLSYIEAKLNNTVASKLQIKNLWKEAKMNNMKDTASVNYLQT, encoded by the coding sequence ATGTTAAACCTCCGCAAGTCCAATCCAAAAAGTGCCATAGAAGAGCTTATAAGAGTTGTCTCTAAACTACGCAACCCTATTAATGGATGTCCCTGGGATCTCAAACAAAACCACACATCATTAATTCCTTACGCTATTGAAGAAGCTTACGAAGTTTGCGATGCAATTCGTTATGGAAATGATTCAGATTTAATTGAAGAACTAGGTGACTTATTACTTCAAGTTGTTCTTCATGCACAGATTGCTAATGAAGAAAAAAGATTTTGCTTTGATGATATAGCTCAAACAGCTGCTGAAAAAATGATTAGGCGACATCCTCACGTTTTTCATAAGAAAAGAGAAATGAAGGAAGAAGAAATTCAACACACATGGGAAGAAATAAAGCAATTAGAAAAACCGATGCCAGATACAAATATTCCATTTAGTCAAGGCTTAATAAGAAAAGTACGGTCACAATCTGCTCTTACGAGTGCAATCTATATATCAAAAAAAACATCTGAGAAAGGACTTGAAAGGCATTCATTGGAAGAAGCCTGGAAATCAGTTGAAGAAGATATAAAATCATGTAAAAATGACTTGTCAGGAATAAATAATAGTGAAGGTAATATAGGTAGATTACTTCTAAATATAATCAATATTGGCATAATTAAAAAATTAAATCCAGAAGAAGGTTTATTAAAAGCAAATAAGGAATTTCTTTGTAATCTTAGCTATATAGAAGCTAAACTTAATAATACAGTAGCTAGCAAATTACAAATAAAAAATTTGTGGAAAGAAGCTAAGATGAATAATATGAAAGATACAGCATCAGTTAACTATTTACAAACTTAA